A single window of Nocardioides kongjuensis DNA harbors:
- a CDS encoding Rv3235 family protein: MSAVQHELVGLRVPVPVSPTQGTLALALLPRQAPPRSAAQSRRRPPARPGAVVVPIDQRLRHAIEEWTHRFVQAAVEIVGGDRPVSQLVRWTTREVYADLHRRALLVARAGGHQPGLARVQPVRPRVQSVHACFLSDDVVECGVHVRHGERSRAVAARFERTDQRWICTALDFS; this comes from the coding sequence ATGTCCGCTGTCCAGCACGAGCTCGTCGGCCTCCGCGTGCCGGTCCCGGTCAGCCCCACGCAGGGCACGCTCGCCCTCGCCCTGCTCCCGCGCCAGGCGCCGCCGCGCTCGGCGGCGCAGTCACGGCGGCGGCCACCGGCGCGGCCGGGCGCGGTCGTCGTCCCGATCGACCAGCGGCTGCGCCACGCCATCGAGGAGTGGACGCACCGGTTCGTCCAGGCGGCCGTCGAGATCGTCGGGGGCGACCGTCCGGTCTCCCAGCTGGTCCGCTGGACCACGCGTGAGGTGTACGCCGACCTCCACCGCCGCGCTCTCCTCGTCGCCCGGGCCGGCGGTCACCAGCCCGGGCTGGCCCGGGTGCAGCCGGTCCGGCCGCGGGTGCAGAGCGTGCACGCCTGCTTCCTCAGCGACGACGTCGTCGAGTGCGGCGTGCACGTGCGCCACGGCGAGCGCTCGCGTGCAGTGGCGGCGCGCTTCGAGAGGACCGACCAGCGGTGGATCTGCACCGCACTCGACTTCTCGTGA